The following nucleotide sequence is from Catonella massiliensis.
CCACAAGGAGGGAATCTATCCCCTTTGCTTGCGAACATCTACCTCAATGAATTCGACTGGGAGTTCTTGAAAAGAGGTGTCCCATGCATAAGATATGCAGATGACATAGTGCTTCTTGCGAAAAGTAGGAAGGCATCAGAGAGACTCTTAGAGAGCAGTACGAGGTATCTCGAGGAGAAGCTGAAACTTACAGTGAACAGAGAGAAAAGCCGTACTGTCAGCGTATTTGCAATCCGAAATTTTAAATTCCTTGGCTTTGCATTGGGAAGGAACAAAAGTGGCATATATGTCAGAGTTCATGCAAAGTCATGGGAGAAGTTTAAGTCGAAACTGAAAGAGCTTTCTTCCCGTAAGCACTGTCAGTCAATCAAGCCGAGCCTAGAAAGAATTAAGGTATATGCAAGAGGGTGGCTTAACTACTATGGAATAGCAAGTATGAAGAGCAACATGAGTGATGTAAATGGATGGCTCTATCACAGAATACGTATGTGTATATGGAAACAATGGAAACGTGTGCGAACCAGATACAGAAATCTCAGGGTAATGGGCGTTCCTAAAGACCTAGCATGGAAAGCAGCAAACAGCAGACGTGGCTATTGGTTTACAACACATACAGTTGCCATAAATATGGCAATGACAAAAGAAAGACTTATAAACAGTGGCTTTTATGATTTAGCCACAGCCTATCAGTCTGTGCACATCAACTATTGAAAGCGCTGTATACGAGAACCGTACGTACAGTGCTGTGAGAGGACGGCGGTTAGTCACCGCCTCCTACTCGATAATTATCTAATAAATATTTATGAGGATATGTTACTTATAATCCGTTGGCTTATAAGTAACTAAGATTTATAATCTTATGCAGAGGAGGATTGCAATGATTACAGATAAAATTGGATTAAGAGTAAAGGAGCTAAGGACTGAACTTGGACTAAGCCAGGAGAAGTTAGCCCTAAAAGCAGAAATTGATAGGACATATTTAGCAGGAGTTGAACAAGGGAAAAGGAATCCTTCTGTTAAAAGTTTAGAAAAAATAATTTATGCTCTTGGTGTAAAATTTAGTGAGTTTTTTAAAGATATGTAATGTTGACTATAAGTAACAATTGATGTATTATGGAGGTTGTAGAATGCCAAGCAAAAATTATGGTTTATTAGAAGAACATATTATTAATACTTTTGAAAATGACAGATTGTTCCAGTATCATGAAAAACTATGTGAAGTAATATATGCTGGAAAACCAAGACCAAAGGGTGGAGGAGAGTGTAAAACAGATGTTTTTGTTAAAGCAAGAGACAAAAATACTGGTGAAGAGTTTGAAATAAAAATTTCTGTAAAAAATGAGAATAAGGAGTTTATGGGAAATAAGCTGAAAAAAGAGGATGTTGAAGCTTATTTGGGTCCAGACTGGGAGAATATTCTTATTAATGCAAGCACTTCACTAAGAAGTTCTTTTGAGACAAGAGTACTTATGTATGCATCGGGACATTATCCAATAAAGCAAAACTCAGTTACAGTTGGGTGGAAGTTGGAAATTGCAGACAGACCAAGAGCCTTATCTGTACCGATTCCGTTGAGTGATAGAGAAATTAGAGACTATGTTTATAAAGGAACTAATTTAACCAAGGATAAGAAGGATTCAATAGTGAATGGACAGGAAGTCTCAAATTCAGGTGTAGCAGACTACTTACTGGTTACTTGTATTGAAAAAATTCATGCTTCAAATGATGTGATTAACCAAATGGAATTAATTGATAATGCAAATATAGGTGATACATATTTTATTTTTACAGCTAATAACTATAGAACGGATGAAGAAAGTGCAGATGGACAAAGAGCTTTAGCGGTTAGGATTGAATGGGAAGTGATTGATGGAAAAATGACTCCATCTTTTCATTATGATAATCCGTTAAAGTATACTGGAGAAAAAGATATGGCACCACTTGTTAGAAGAGCATTAGCTTATCTTGGAAAAAGAAATATATCTGATATAAGACCAGGAATTGATGTTGATGAAGATTTATTAAAAGAATAAATTTAGGAGATTATTGATATATGAATGTTATTAGTTTGTTTTCCGGATGTGGTGGGCTTGATCTTGGATTTGAGCGTGCTGAATTTAACATACCGGTAGCTAATGAGTATGATAAAACTATATGGGAAACATTTAAGGTAAATCACCCTAAAACCCATCTTATAGAAGGAGATGTAAGACAAATTACAAAGGAAGATATTTTACCATATTTGTCAGAAGAGGTGGATGGAATCATTGGAGGGCCTCCTTGTCAATCTTGGTCAGAAGCTGGAGCTTTGAAAGGGATTGAGGATGCGAGAGGACAATTATTCTTTGATTATATTCGTATTCTTAAGGAATTTCAGCCTAAGTTTTTTTTAGCAGAAAATGTAAGCGGAATGCTTGCGAACAGGCATTCAGAAGCTGTTAAAAATATATTAAAGATGTTTGAAGAGGCTGGTTATGATGTGTCCTTGACATTAGTTAATGCCAAAGACTATGGTGTAGCAGAAGAAAGAAAAAGAGTTTTTTACATTGGATTTAGGAAAGATTTGAAAATAAATTTTAGATTTCCTGCTGGTTCAACAAAAGATGATGATAAAAAAATCACTTTAAGGGATACTATATGGGATTTGCAGGAAACAGCAGTGCCATCTGCAAAAAAGAATCGTCGTAATCCTAATGCAATAAATAACAACGAATACTTTACAGGAGCCTATTCACCAATATTTATGAGTCGCAATAGAGTAAAAGGATGGGATGAACAAGCCTTTACTGTACAAGCATCAGGCAGGCAATGCCAGCTACACCCTCAGGCACCTAAAATGGTTAAGCATGGACTTAATGATTGCAGGTTTGTCACAGGAAAAGAAGAACTTTACAGGAGAATGACAATTAGAGAAGTGGCAAGAGTACAGGGATTCCCGGATGATTTTAAATTTATATATGAAGACACTAACAATGCATATAAAATGATTGGAAATGCAGTTCCAGTCAATCTTGCATATGAAATTGCAACAGCTATTAAGCTATACCTCAATGGAGAAGGAGATAAAGTTATTGCGATTGATGATATGAATGTTACAAGGAATAGAAAAAATAGTAAAATGATAACCAAAGACTAACCAAGAGATAACCGCATGCTAACCAAGATATAATTGTAGGACTTTGAAAAGTGTTATATCATTATGGTGGAGAAAGAATAAAAAAGCAAGGCTGGTCTTTGATGATGTTGTTAAGGACATAATGAAAGATTCTAGTGTAGAAAGTGTATATTGATGAAATGGATATAGCTTATTATATAAGGATTGATTTGCTAGGAGTTGTTTATACCTATAAATTAGAAATTTGTATACCTTACAAGCATACTATTTATTAAGGAAGGCGGTTATATACTAATGGATAAAATAGAAAAGGATAAACTCACGATACCGATTTATCTTAATACCAAAATTGTGTTTGATATGTTAGCAACAATTGAGGATGGTTTTACGGAGGTTAAGAATGTTCAAACATCAAAAAACAAAAATCGTGAAGACGGTATAGAGGCAAATGTCGGTACTAATAATCTGTTTGCCTTTTTGAATGTAGGAATTCGAGGAAATCATAAAGGTAATTCAAGTAATGGAGAGACTGTTGTTGAAGAAAGAACACATACTCCGGTTTCTTTGTTTCAGCAGTTAAAGGGTCAACTGGACAATGAGAAGCTAATTAATCGCGATATTACAAAATTGTGTATTGGTGACTTTGTTGAAGTGCAAGGAATTCTAAAAAATAATCCAGTTATTGAGATGTTGTCTGGCTTGAAGGAATTTATTGATTTGGCGAACTTATTTACAGACAATAAGCCTAAGAGCAATCAGGTTAAAAAAGACAAGTTTATGGCAGATAACAGATTCAATTCACAAGTGGATGCTTTGATTAAAGGTCTGCAAGCAGATGGAAAGAAAGATATAATTTGCGTAGCGGATAAGATGAGTATTGTTCTTCCGACAGATGAGAATTATTTTCTAAACAACAATATGAGTGAAGTTACTGATGGAAACTATAAGATATTAGGTAAAGTTATTCAAATTTCTATGGAAGATGGTGAGATAAGTCTGCTTAGAAATACTGTTTTCTCTAAGCTTCAATTAGATAAAATGAAAGAATTTAAGGATTTATTTTCGGATCCATCGTTAAACCAGTTTTTTGGTGATGGTGGAATTAAGACCGTCATAAGTGCACCGGTTATTATGATTATCCCAATTGCTATTTATATTTAACTTAACCATATTACAAAGAGCATAAGTGTTTGAGATATTGATTAATAAATCATTATTTGAAAAGTGATAAACACAGAACTTTATACAAGCTCTGTAGGTAAAGGCTTAATCAAGTTTAAGTCCAAAGCCCTTTTAGCAGGTCAAGGGCGCAGCCATTGCCCAGTTAGTGGCGTTTCGCCACTAAGTACTGGGTATTACTTGGCGAGAACGCAAGCTATTTGCTCTGCAGAATCGAGAATAATCAGCTTTATGAAATATAAAAATTAAATAGTATTAACTTAAAGGAATCGAGAAATCGGTTCCTTTTTTAATGGTGCGCCTAGCGGCGCACGTTTCTAACGGGTTAAAGTCCCGAATCCGCCCGGTAGTGGGAAGGATATAGCCGAAAGCAAGGGTGTCGAGGGCGACCTCGAATCTGAAGGAAGCTGGATATGAGGAAGATACTAATTCATGGGCAAATCTCTGGTCTGACGAACAGAAATCTCATATGAGGTTATGCATGAGGATAAGACTGCATAACAAGCCAAAGTCCGATAACTACACGGAATCATGCATGATAGATGAGGCAGATAGATGGAGAGGAAGAAACGTGTGCGAACTAGATACAGAAATCTTAGGGGAATGGGTGTTCCTAAAGACCTGGCATGGAAAGCGGCAAACAGCAGACGTGGCTATTGGTTTACAACACATACGGTTGCCATAAATATGGCAATGACAAAAGAAAGACTGATAAACAGTGGCTTTTATGATTTAGCCACAGCCTATCAGTCTGTGCACGTCAACTATTGAAAGCGCTGTATACGAGAACCGTACGTACAGTGCTGTGAGAGGACGGCGGTTAGTCATCGCCTCCTACCCGATTTATAAAAACGTAATATAAAAGTTATAAAATATTTAAATAAAAAGTAAACTATATATGATATAGTATTATCGTCAATATTAGAAATTTGGAGGTAACGATGAAAAAAATCTATTTTAAGTTGTTGTTGTCGATGATGATACTCCTTAGCCTGTCGTTTTTGCCAACATTTTCTGAGAGTGTTAGTGCAGATACAGGTGGGACTGTAGTTGCTGCAAGAGGCAATGTAGTTGCGTATGGCAGACTTGAAAAGGTAAACACAAGAAAGCAGCT
It contains:
- the ltrA gene encoding group II intron reverse transcriptase/maturase, with the translated sequence MAENTENSGCLQRDSAEHEGYAKARRSFNLIWKERDSAQPKLLEAILYKDNFNRAYKRVKANKGASGVDGMTIEEALPYLQEHQQELTARIYRGKYTPSPVRRVEIPKLDGGVRKLGIPTVIDRTLQQAITQQLVPIYEPLFVDGSYGYRPNRDAKGAILKVKEYAEQGYTYAVVLDLSKYFDTINHEILINLLRKNVKDERVVQLIKRYLKSGVMENGVVIETEEGSPQGGNLSPLLANIYLNEFDWEFLKRGVPCIRYADDIVLLAKSRKASERLLESSTRYLEEKLKLTVNREKSRTVSVFAIRNFKFLGFALGRNKSGIYVRVHAKSWEKFKSKLKELSSRKHCQSIKPSLERIKVYARGWLNYYGIASMKSNMSDVNGWLYHRIRMCIWKQWKRVRTRYRNLRVMGVPKDLAWKAANSRRGYWFTTHTVAINMAMTKERLINSGFYDLATAYQSVHINY
- a CDS encoding DNA cytosine methyltransferase, whose protein sequence is MNVISLFSGCGGLDLGFERAEFNIPVANEYDKTIWETFKVNHPKTHLIEGDVRQITKEDILPYLSEEVDGIIGGPPCQSWSEAGALKGIEDARGQLFFDYIRILKEFQPKFFLAENVSGMLANRHSEAVKNILKMFEEAGYDVSLTLVNAKDYGVAEERKRVFYIGFRKDLKINFRFPAGSTKDDDKKITLRDTIWDLQETAVPSAKKNRRNPNAINNNEYFTGAYSPIFMSRNRVKGWDEQAFTVQASGRQCQLHPQAPKMVKHGLNDCRFVTGKEELYRRMTIREVARVQGFPDDFKFIYEDTNNAYKMIGNAVPVNLAYEIATAIKLYLNGEGDKVIAIDDMNVTRNRKNSKMITKD
- a CDS encoding DUF6414 family protein, which codes for MDKIEKDKLTIPIYLNTKIVFDMLATIEDGFTEVKNVQTSKNKNREDGIEANVGTNNLFAFLNVGIRGNHKGNSSNGETVVEERTHTPVSLFQQLKGQLDNEKLINRDITKLCIGDFVEVQGILKNNPVIEMLSGLKEFIDLANLFTDNKPKSNQVKKDKFMADNRFNSQVDALIKGLQADGKKDIICVADKMSIVLPTDENYFLNNNMSEVTDGNYKILGKVIQISMEDGEISLLRNTVFSKLQLDKMKEFKDLFSDPSLNQFFGDGGIKTVISAPVIMIIPIAIYI
- a CDS encoding helix-turn-helix domain-containing protein, which codes for MITDKIGLRVKELRTELGLSQEKLALKAEIDRTYLAGVEQGKRNPSVKSLEKIIYALGVKFSEFFKDM